CGCCTCGTCGATGGCGCGGTTCTTCGTCGCGTAGAAGAGCGCCAGCGTCAGGCGGTCGCCACGCCGGCCCGCCTGAACGACGCGCTGGCTCTCGGCCTCGGCACCGGCGACGTCGCGGAGCATCGCCCGGGCATCGGCGAGAAGCCAGGCTGTCTCCGGCAGGGGCTGCGCGCGGTAGGCCTTCTCGAGGAAACCAATCGCTCGATCCGGCTGTCCTTGGCTGAGCGCCACCCGCCCGCGTGCGACGAGGGCTGGCGGATAGTCGGGGACCCAGCGGAGCGCCTCCGCGAGGAGGGCGTCGGCGCCGTCGTAGTCCGCCTCGTGCCAGAAGACCTTCGCCGCCTCGACGAACGTCCAGGCAGTGGGCTCCGGATCGCGACGATCCCTCCCGCTGAGCGCGGACCGGATGAACCGCTTCGCTCCATCCGTGTCACCCGTGAGCCAGCGAAAGTACGATGCCCGTGCGTACAAGACCGGCCCGGGCTTCACGTCCGCGCTCCGTTGCGCGGCGGCGACCGCTTCTTCGAACCGCCCCAGCTCGAGCAGCGCGTCGCTCAGCGTCCCGAGGGCAATCGGGTTCTCCGGGTCGGCGGCGAGGATCTTCTCGGCTTCCTGTCGAGCCTCCTCGAAGCGGTGGCCGTTGATCAGCACGAGGCCCCGGAGCTCGCGGGCCGCCGTGTTCTCCGGCGAGACGCGCAGCGCCGCGTCCGTGCAGCTCGCGACGTTGACATAGAAGCCGGGATCGCCGGAGAGCCGCGCCTTCCGCACCCATTCCCAGCCCACGCGGACCCAGCCGTCAGGTTTCGTCGGAAGCGTCCGGGCTCGGGCCTGATCGACGCGGATCGCCTCGTCGACGGGCGATCCGCTGCTGACCTCGGTCAAGCACGCCTCTCTGGCTTCGTCGGGAGTCAGCTGGATTCCCGCGGAGCCGAGTGGCGGTGCGGCGTAGGTGACCGCCAGTGGCTCGGCCTGCCACCATCCCGCCAGGGCCAGGCTCGTGGCGACCCGGACCCAGCTGGACGTAGATCGAATCCGTGACATGACGACGATCCTCCACGGGGACGGACGGCCTCCACGGGGATCGCCCGTGGAGGC
The window above is part of the Deltaproteobacteria bacterium genome. Proteins encoded here:
- a CDS encoding tetratricopeptide repeat protein, whose protein sequence is MSRIRSTSSWVRVATSLALAGWWQAEPLAVTYAAPPLGSAGIQLTPDEAREACLTEVSSGSPVDEAIRVDQARARTLPTKPDGWVRVGWEWVRKARLSGDPGFYVNVASCTDAALRVSPENTAARELRGLVLINGHRFEEARQEAEKILAADPENPIALGTLSDALLELGRFEEAVAAAQRSADVKPGPVLYARASYFRWLTGDTDGAKRFIRSALSGRDRRDPEPTAWTFVEAAKVFWHEADYDGADALLAEALRWVPDYPPALVARGRVALSQGQPDRAIGFLEKAYRAQPLPETAWLLADARAMLRDVAGAEAESQRVVQAGRRGDRLTLALFYATKNRAIDEALRLIEEERAGRGGVYVDDTYAWVLYRAGRIEEARRASDSALRLGTPDARILYHAGAIQMAAAVPAGRTLVEKALAINPKFDVTGAAEARALLASTSDRTDAATQQSRRVRPNAP